One Chryseobacterium indoltheticum DNA segment encodes these proteins:
- a CDS encoding thioredoxin family protein yields MKNYWDKAISFEEYLQNANERLENPATPHDAEYKMYYELGIQRMDRTLKKFVIDEEQINELTSKNFNGKILIISEAWCGDASATVPALAKFFEGHNEVKIFLRDSDKSLINQFLTNGTESIPKVIILDENFNVKNSWGPRPKFGHELLLKFKADPEAYPRESFYNDLQVYYSRNRGKDAIQEILELL; encoded by the coding sequence ATGAAAAATTACTGGGACAAAGCCATATCATTTGAAGAATATCTTCAAAATGCCAACGAAAGACTTGAAAATCCTGCGACTCCGCACGATGCTGAATATAAGATGTATTACGAGCTTGGGATCCAGAGAATGGATAGAACGCTGAAAAAATTTGTCATCGACGAAGAACAGATCAATGAGCTTACATCAAAAAATTTCAACGGGAAGATTTTAATTATATCTGAAGCCTGGTGCGGTGATGCCAGTGCGACGGTTCCTGCTTTGGCGAAGTTTTTTGAGGGTCATAATGAAGTGAAAATCTTCTTGAGAGACAGCGATAAAAGTTTAATTAATCAGTTTTTGACCAACGGAACAGAGTCTATTCCGAAAGTTATTATTTTAGATGAAAACTTTAATGTGAAAAATTCTTGGGGACCACGTCCAAAATTCGGGCATGAATTATTATTAAAATTTAAAGCCGATCCTGAAGCCTATCCAAGAGAGAGTTTTTACAACGATCTTCAGGTATATTATTCCAGAAACAGAGGCAAAGATGCCATTCAGGAAATTTTAGAATTACTGTAA
- a CDS encoding TlpA family protein disulfide reductase, with the protein MKKLTTYVVILVVLGVIFFVPGIRNFLKDQFFPIATIENAVHISDEDYDVDLQGINVPSTNLKNFKNKPVFLNFWGTWCPPCRKEWPSIQRLYDRRKENIDFVLIAMKDEEATVRKFLKENNYTVPVYIAQSPISEKILPKAFPTTFLLDKSGRILIKEDAATDWDAESIHQFIDNIVK; encoded by the coding sequence ATGAAAAAACTGACTACTTACGTTGTTATCCTCGTAGTTTTAGGCGTTATTTTTTTTGTTCCCGGAATACGTAATTTTCTAAAAGATCAATTTTTCCCAATTGCTACGATAGAAAATGCGGTACACATCAGTGATGAAGATTACGATGTCGACTTGCAGGGCATCAACGTACCGAGTACCAATCTGAAAAACTTTAAGAACAAACCTGTTTTTCTGAATTTTTGGGGAACATGGTGTCCTCCGTGCAGAAAAGAGTGGCCGTCAATACAAAGATTGTACGATAGAAGAAAAGAAAATATAGATTTTGTTTTGATCGCAATGAAAGATGAAGAAGCTACCGTAAGAAAATTTCTAAAAGAAAATAATTACACTGTTCCGGTGTATATCGCACAAAGCCCGATCTCTGAAAAGATACTTCCAAAAGCTTTTCCTACGACCTTTCTTCTTGATAAGAGCGGAAGAATTTTGATTAAAGAAGATGCTGCAACTGACTGGGATGCAGAATCTATTCATCAGTTTATAGATAATATTGTTAAATAA
- a CDS encoding DUF1232 domain-containing protein, with protein sequence MKYSKLSLAKEAIAHKGFVKKIPDIFRMMNMWRKGMYPVKAIDLILPLVGLLYVISPIDIIPDFIIVAGVLDDLAVLSLAIPKLIREVDKFLLWEAEQKYSTNGGKIIDAEIV encoded by the coding sequence ATGAAATATTCAAAACTCAGTCTTGCCAAAGAGGCAATTGCCCACAAAGGCTTCGTAAAAAAAATACCCGATATTTTCAGAATGATGAATATGTGGAGAAAAGGGATGTATCCGGTAAAAGCAATCGATCTTATTTTACCGTTGGTTGGTCTTCTTTATGTAATTTCTCCTATAGATATCATTCCAGATTTTATTATTGTAGCAGGAGTTTTAGATGACTTGGCAGTTTTATCTTTAGCTATTCCTAAGCTAATCAGGGAAGTGGATAAGTTTTTACTTTGGGAAGCCGAACAAAAGTACAGTACAAACGGTGGGAAAATCATTGATGCAGAAATCGTTTAA
- the pyrF gene encoding orotidine-5'-phosphate decarboxylase has product MESKKEFFLECYKLGIIKFGRFTLKSGIESPFYVDLRPLASDPKILKNLANYLLEMLPLDNFDLICGVPYAALPMATAMSLESYIPLIIKRKEAKEYGTKKMIEGIYQKGQNCLLVEDVITSGKSLIETIAEVEQEDLKVADIVVVLDREQGGKQLLESKGFRVHTLFNISEVCTILQENGELSDDEVKRIQDFLQGNHIQFEEKKRLSYQEKFENAQHSVSKKLLETALAKESNLIASADVTTTQELLELAEKVGPNIIALKTHIDIISDFDYQNTIVPLKELATKHNFLLMEDRKFADIGNTQELQFTSGVFKITDWADFVTSQVIGGFESLDCFKNVGVVAIIGMSSKGTLTTNSYREEALKIALSHPNVIGGVSQNALPEEILLFTPGVNLADSGDGKGQQYNTPDHVFKTLHTDFIIVGRGIYKSEDPAEAALTYKNEGWNAYLASL; this is encoded by the coding sequence ATGGAAAGTAAGAAAGAATTCTTTTTGGAGTGTTACAAACTGGGCATCATCAAATTCGGAAGATTTACATTAAAAAGCGGTATCGAAAGCCCGTTTTATGTAGACCTAAGACCTTTGGCATCAGATCCTAAAATTTTAAAAAACCTAGCCAATTATTTACTGGAAATGCTTCCTTTAGATAATTTTGATCTGATTTGCGGAGTTCCTTACGCAGCACTTCCTATGGCAACTGCAATGTCACTGGAAAGCTACATCCCATTAATTATAAAAAGAAAAGAAGCAAAAGAGTACGGAACAAAAAAAATGATCGAAGGAATTTACCAGAAAGGGCAAAACTGCCTGTTGGTAGAAGATGTCATCACTTCCGGGAAATCTTTGATCGAGACCATTGCTGAAGTAGAACAGGAAGATCTTAAAGTAGCCGACATCGTTGTGGTTTTAGACAGAGAGCAAGGCGGAAAACAGCTTTTGGAAAGCAAAGGTTTCAGAGTTCATACTTTATTTAATATTTCTGAAGTTTGTACTATTCTTCAGGAAAACGGTGAATTGAGCGATGACGAAGTAAAAAGAATTCAGGATTTTTTGCAGGGAAATCATATTCAGTTTGAAGAAAAGAAAAGACTTTCTTACCAGGAAAAATTTGAAAATGCCCAGCATTCTGTTTCAAAAAAGTTATTAGAAACCGCATTAGCCAAAGAATCAAACCTGATTGCGTCGGCTGATGTCACAACTACCCAAGAGCTATTGGAACTGGCTGAAAAAGTGGGACCAAATATTATTGCTTTAAAAACACATATCGATATTATTTCAGATTTCGATTATCAAAATACGATCGTTCCTTTGAAAGAATTGGCTACAAAGCACAACTTCTTACTGATGGAAGACAGAAAATTTGCCGACATCGGAAATACACAGGAACTACAGTTCACAAGCGGAGTTTTCAAAATTACAGACTGGGCAGATTTTGTAACTTCACAGGTTATTGGAGGTTTCGAATCTTTAGACTGCTTCAAAAATGTAGGTGTTGTTGCCATTATCGGAATGTCTTCAAAAGGTACTTTAACGACAAACAGCTACAGAGAAGAGGCTTTAAAAATAGCTTTATCTCATCCCAACGTAATTGGCGGAGTTTCTCAAAATGCACTTCCTGAAGAAATTTTATTATTTACTCCAGGAGTTAATTTAGCAGATTCAGGTGACGGAAAAGGTCAGCAGTACAATACTCCGGATCATGTTTTCAAAACACTTCACACCGATTTTATCATCGTAGGAAGAGGAATTTACAAATCTGAAGATCCCGCAGAAGCTGCTCTTACATATAAAAACGAAGGTTGGAACGCCTATTTAGCTTCATTATAA
- a CDS encoding gluzincin family metallopeptidase — translation MKKFSIGLFLIWGVVQVSAQKDSIYIHAKLSKDRKTLEINQDIVYHNHSDKALNNIKLLNWIAAYNKRGTSLVYRKLEDRNNSLHFAKQKELGKVLELNIKTTENQPVVVSNTSEENLFLNLNEALPTGKSIKFQLQYKLQLPDKKFTGYGTSEQDIALKYFFIVPDHFDPENISGRDYHDIEESVNFNTYWSVDFDTPTNSFIQSNLQQIQPNSFKGYLDSDPEFIISKNNFPTIKVNTDDIKTEIKFGYNISKQDIQNLEFYLPLQLRFIKDKIGFVPEQLFISEKFRAKEDFFGNNDIKFWKFRFKLFSDAENIDLDYFGIISKKILDESIITDKQENHWFKNGLKSYLEIQYLKKFYGDAKLLGNLPETSLLGIKPLKLFHASRVKLLDRYGLAYQYIMSQNLDQKIDEPFSVLSNFNDMAISSFETGSLFSYSADKMGEEKFNSLLKNYIAENTDKQAYPEDFLDQLAKEEPSTSYLKGFLKQKNRVNFKLKNFRVNNDLLDIKIAKNTDEAIPVKLETQTRSGDRTSYWIETEENEKLKTVSLPSQDIYKITLNNDYIFPEANYRDNFLYTKGLFSNAKKVKFKLIKDIPNPEFNEIYLNPRIRFTNTYDKFLIGVNFKNQSLFDQKFLYSLTPSFSTGTGKMTGSGSVSYSFLPAESVIQRLTFGVSGSYFHYDYDLAYQKNSLYSNINFRKNPRSTVSRGLGISYTYFERDLNAKMIANRDYDKYNLWTVGYGYTDNQMIHEKSFSLSTQGMEDYNKITAEGFYRWEFAPRQKLSLRLFAGYFVRNETRNNTFNYGISRVSDYSFSYNLLGQSASSGILSQQFILADGGFKSFIPGTVNQWITSFNVDSSVWKIFHVYADAGVYKNKNNPTQFIWDSGLKVRLIPDFLEIYLPVQSSLGFEPGFKDYGKRIRYTLVLNLSTIINAARRGWY, via the coding sequence TTGAAAAAGTTTAGCATTGGCCTTTTTTTGATTTGGGGAGTTGTACAGGTTTCTGCACAAAAGGATAGTATTTACATTCATGCAAAATTATCGAAGGACAGAAAAACGCTTGAAATCAATCAGGATATTGTCTATCATAATCATTCTGATAAAGCTCTGAACAACATTAAACTTCTCAACTGGATCGCTGCATACAACAAAAGAGGAACTTCTCTAGTGTACAGAAAACTGGAAGACCGCAACAACAGTCTTCATTTTGCAAAACAGAAAGAGCTAGGAAAAGTTTTAGAACTCAACATTAAAACTACAGAAAACCAACCTGTTGTAGTCTCCAATACTTCCGAAGAAAATTTATTTCTTAATTTAAATGAAGCGTTACCAACAGGAAAAAGCATTAAGTTTCAACTGCAATATAAACTGCAGCTTCCTGACAAAAAATTTACCGGTTACGGCACTTCCGAGCAGGATATTGCACTAAAATATTTCTTTATTGTTCCCGATCATTTTGATCCGGAGAATATTTCCGGAAGAGATTATCACGATATTGAAGAATCTGTAAACTTCAACACGTATTGGTCGGTTGATTTTGATACTCCTACAAATTCTTTTATCCAAAGTAATCTTCAGCAGATACAGCCTAATTCGTTTAAAGGATATTTAGATTCGGATCCCGAATTTATTATTTCAAAGAATAATTTTCCAACGATAAAAGTAAATACAGATGATATTAAGACCGAAATAAAATTTGGATACAATATCAGCAAACAGGACATTCAGAATCTTGAGTTTTACCTTCCGTTGCAATTGAGATTCATTAAAGATAAAATCGGTTTTGTACCTGAACAGCTTTTTATTTCGGAGAAATTCAGAGCAAAAGAAGATTTTTTCGGAAATAATGATATTAAATTCTGGAAATTTAGGTTTAAATTATTTTCGGATGCTGAAAATATCGATTTGGACTACTTTGGAATCATCTCAAAGAAAATTCTTGATGAAAGCATCATAACCGATAAACAAGAAAATCATTGGTTCAAAAATGGTTTAAAATCATATCTTGAAATTCAGTATCTCAAAAAATTCTATGGAGACGCAAAACTCCTTGGAAATCTTCCTGAGACCAGTTTGTTAGGAATTAAACCTTTAAAATTATTCCATGCTTCAAGGGTAAAATTATTAGATCGTTACGGTTTGGCTTACCAATATATCATGTCTCAGAATCTCGATCAGAAAATCGATGAGCCTTTTTCTGTCTTGAGTAACTTTAACGACATGGCGATTAGCAGTTTTGAAACGGGAAGTCTTTTCAGTTATTCTGCCGATAAAATGGGTGAAGAAAAATTTAACAGCTTATTAAAAAACTACATCGCTGAAAATACGGATAAACAAGCTTACCCGGAAGATTTTTTAGATCAACTTGCAAAAGAAGAACCTTCAACGTCATATCTGAAAGGATTTTTAAAGCAGAAAAACAGAGTCAATTTTAAACTGAAGAATTTCAGAGTAAATAATGATTTGCTTGATATTAAAATTGCAAAAAATACAGATGAAGCGATCCCTGTAAAGCTGGAAACCCAAACCAGAAGCGGCGACAGAACTTCTTACTGGATAGAAACCGAAGAGAATGAAAAACTGAAAACGGTAAGTCTTCCGTCACAAGATATTTATAAAATCACTTTAAATAACGATTATATATTTCCGGAAGCGAATTACAGAGATAACTTTCTTTATACAAAAGGATTATTTTCGAATGCAAAAAAAGTTAAATTTAAACTCATAAAAGATATTCCGAATCCTGAGTTTAATGAAATATACCTGAATCCAAGAATACGTTTCACCAATACTTACGATAAATTTTTGATCGGTGTGAATTTTAAAAACCAATCACTTTTTGATCAGAAATTTCTGTATTCATTAACTCCGTCATTCAGTACAGGAACAGGAAAAATGACAGGCTCGGGATCAGTTTCCTACTCTTTTCTGCCTGCAGAAAGTGTGATTCAGAGATTGACTTTTGGGGTTTCGGGATCCTATTTCCATTACGATTATGATCTGGCTTATCAGAAAAATTCACTGTACTCGAATATTAATTTCCGAAAAAATCCGAGAAGTACGGTAAGCCGTGGTTTAGGAATTTCTTACACTTATTTTGAACGTGATCTTAACGCTAAAATGATTGCCAACCGTGATTACGACAAGTATAATCTTTGGACAGTTGGGTATGGCTACACCGATAATCAGATGATTCACGAGAAAAGCTTCAGTCTGAGTACTCAGGGAATGGAAGATTACAACAAAATTACTGCGGAAGGTTTTTACAGATGGGAATTTGCACCAAGACAGAAGCTTAGCTTAAGGCTTTTTGCCGGATATTTTGTCAGAAACGAAACCCGGAACAATACGTTTAATTATGGAATTTCAAGGGTTTCAGATTATTCTTTTTCATACAATCTTTTAGGACAAAGTGCATCAAGTGGAATTTTATCCCAACAGTTTATTTTAGCTGATGGTGGTTTTAAATCTTTCATTCCGGGAACCGTTAATCAATGGATTACTTCTTTCAATGTAGACTCCAGCGTTTGGAAAATTTTCCATGTATATGCAGATGCCGGTGTATATAAAAACAAAAATAACCCAACACAGTTTATCTGGGACAGCGGTTTGAAAGTCCGTTTAATCCCTGATTTTCTTGAAATCTACCTTCCGGTGCAGTCTTCTTTAGGTTTTGAGCCCGGCTTTAAAGACTATGGAAAAAGAATACGATATACTTTGGTTCTGAATCTGAGTACGATCATTAATGCAGCGAGGAGAGGCTGGTATTAA
- a CDS encoding lamin tail domain-containing protein gives MKKVFTFIGLVSMTAFSNAQIVINEIYTGGGLLGAAITNDFIELKNIGSSNASLNGATIQYASSSGAFTQYNTIPNITLTPGQTYLIQQGSDGLGGLVNLLNPNLIVTVLLNFDGSPGVGVGIGLSLTSGKVALASNATQVTSPTSTNVLDFVGYGSANQFEGAGSAPSPTILNSISRTIGDTNNNNVDFTATLPTPQSTSGTLAVNDINNLSKKAGFIKNSLVKNDEIIFDAEVKNLKVYTLSGQLVKTASVKDGASLNVAELQKGNYIVTGLVNNQPVSQKILKD, from the coding sequence ATGAAAAAAGTATTTACTTTTATCGGACTTGTTTCGATGACAGCATTTTCTAATGCTCAGATTGTTATTAATGAAATTTATACAGGTGGCGGGCTTTTAGGAGCAGCCATTACAAATGATTTCATAGAATTGAAAAATATTGGTTCTTCTAATGCTTCTCTCAATGGCGCAACTATTCAATATGCATCTTCCAGTGGCGCTTTTACTCAGTACAACACGATACCTAACATTACGTTGACTCCGGGACAGACGTACTTAATTCAGCAAGGCTCTGATGGTTTAGGCGGACTCGTTAATTTACTTAACCCCAACCTTATTGTAACTGTTCTTTTGAATTTTGATGGTTCACCTGGTGTCGGTGTTGGTATTGGTCTTTCACTTACTTCTGGAAAAGTCGCTTTAGCGAGTAATGCAACGCAGGTTACGTCACCAACTTCTACCAATGTGTTAGACTTTGTAGGCTACGGTTCGGCAAATCAGTTTGAAGGTGCGGGGTCAGCTCCGTCGCCAACCATTTTAAATTCGATTTCCAGAACGATTGGGGATACCAATAATAACAATGTAGATTTTACGGCGACTTTACCTACGCCACAATCAACATCGGGAACTTTAGCGGTAAATGATATCAATAATCTCTCTAAAAAAGCAGGGTTTATCAAAAATTCACTGGTTAAAAATGATGAAATTATTTTCGATGCAGAAGTGAAAAACCTAAAAGTATATACATTATCTGGTCAGTTGGTAAAAACAGCTTCTGTAAAAGATGGAGCTTCTTTAAATGTTGCTGAATTACAAAAAGGTAATTATATTGTAACAGGATTGGTGAATAATCAACCGGTTTCTCAGAAGATTTTGAAAGATTAA
- a CDS encoding T9SS type A sorting domain-containing protein — protein MKKIYFLAIALASTLSFAQISLTTVGTAVTQNFDGMGTTLPTGWSAYRASGSGTVGQALSPVVDNGSANSGAVYSVGAASAADRALGSISSGSTVPAFGAQLTNNTGSAITAINVSFTEEQWRSGSNATVNEIVVFSYSTNATSIDDAAATWTPMTAGNLTEILTTTTAAAPVDGNAAANQLAKNFSITGLNVANGGSVWIKWSDADDFGSDCLLAVDNLSLTPLAGTLAVADFNKSKTNFVKNTFVKNDEITFGADAKDVKIYTLTGQLVKTASVKANGTLNIAELAEGNFIVTGTVNNQAVSQKILKN, from the coding sequence ATGAAAAAAATTTATTTTTTAGCTATTGCACTAGCTTCTACATTGTCTTTTGCACAAATTAGCCTTACAACAGTTGGAACAGCTGTTACACAAAATTTTGATGGGATGGGAACGACTTTACCAACGGGATGGAGTGCTTACAGAGCATCAGGATCTGGTACGGTTGGTCAAGCATTATCGCCAGTTGTAGATAATGGTAGTGCTAATTCAGGTGCTGTATATAGTGTTGGAGCTGCATCGGCTGCAGACAGGGCTTTGGGAAGTATATCTTCAGGTTCTACAGTTCCTGCATTTGGAGCACAATTAACAAATAATACAGGTTCTGCAATTACTGCAATTAATGTTTCTTTTACTGAAGAGCAATGGAGAAGTGGAAGTAATGCGACTGTTAATGAAATTGTAGTGTTTTCTTATAGTACCAATGCAACAAGTATTGATGATGCAGCTGCAACTTGGACGCCAATGACTGCGGGGAATTTAACTGAGATTTTGACAACTACAACAGCTGCAGCCCCTGTGGATGGAAATGCTGCTGCTAATCAACTAGCGAAGAATTTTAGTATTACAGGGTTGAATGTTGCTAATGGAGGTTCTGTATGGATTAAATGGTCAGATGCTGATGATTTTGGATCAGATTGTTTATTGGCAGTTGATAATTTATCTTTAACACCATTAGCTGGTACTTTAGCTGTAGCAGATTTTAATAAATCTAAAACAAATTTCGTGAAAAACACTTTCGTAAAAAATGACGAGATTACTTTTGGAGCTGATGCAAAAGATGTGAAAATTTATACTTTAACAGGTCAACTGGTAAAAACTGCATCTGTAAAAGCAAACGGAACTTTAAATATTGCTGAATTAGCTGAAGGAAACTTTATCGTTACCGGGACAGTAAATAACCAAGCTGTTTCTCAGAAAATTTTAAAGAACTAA